The following coding sequences lie in one Ostrea edulis chromosome 8, xbOstEdul1.1, whole genome shotgun sequence genomic window:
- the LOC125660766 gene encoding collagen alpha-1(X) chain-like isoform X1, which produces MKVWMIVVCSFVIHVDNVFSQYITWDSNDEKDLSGCPQQLAIAQKELHRVEKKVDDMNERLDRVETRRAEGPPGPPGLPGQDGLPGLPGIKGERGRDGLSGVPGLSGEPGLPGFPGQKGDAGIPGDTGAPGPVGLPGAAGPQGPHGSPAFGEQGPKGDTGANGLPGLNGLPGKQGPKGDTGAGGVPGLDGMKGEPGVPGVKGDGGNCTGS; this is translated from the exons ATGAAAGTGTGGATGATTGTAGTCTGCAGTTTTGTTATACATGTCGACAACGTGTTCAGTCAGTATATAACTTGGGACAGTAATGATGAGAAAGATTTATCTGGATGTCCGCAGCAACTTGCCATTGCTCAAAAGGAATTACATCGCGTGGAGAAAAAGGTTGACGATATGAATGAACGTCTTG ATCGAGTGGAGACGAGAAGGGCGGAAGGACCACCGGGGCCGCCTGGTTTACCGGGACAAGATGGACTACCGGGACTACCGGGAATCAAGGGAGAACGAGGACGCGATGGACTATCGGGAGTACCGGGACTATCGGGAGAACCAGGATTACCGGGGTTTCCTGGGCAGAAGGGAGATGCAGGAATCCCAGGAGATACAGGAGCCCCGGGACCTGTGGGACTCCCGGGAGCTGCAGGGCCACAGGGACCACATGGTTCTCCCGCCTTTGGCGAACAAGGACCGAAGGGAGACACAGGGGCAAATGGACTCCCAGGACTCAACGGACTACCTGGGAAACAAGGGCCGAAGGGAGACACAGGGGCGGGTGGAGTCCCGGGATTAGACGGAATGAAAGGAGAGCCTGGAGTACCCGGTGTAAAGGGAGATGGCGGGAACTGTACAGGATCCTGA
- the LOC125660766 gene encoding collagen alpha-2(IX) chain-like isoform X2 has translation MKVWMIVVCSFVIHVDNVFSQYITWDSNDEKDLSGCPQQLAIAQKELHRVEKKVDDMNERLDRVETRRAEGPPGPPGLPGFPGQKGDAGIPGDTGAPGPVGLPGAAGPQGPHGSPAFGEQGPKGDTGANGLPGLNGLPGKQGPKGDTGAGGVPGLDGMKGEPGVPGVKGDGGNCTGS, from the exons ATGAAAGTGTGGATGATTGTAGTCTGCAGTTTTGTTATACATGTCGACAACGTGTTCAGTCAGTATATAACTTGGGACAGTAATGATGAGAAAGATTTATCTGGATGTCCGCAGCAACTTGCCATTGCTCAAAAGGAATTACATCGCGTGGAGAAAAAGGTTGACGATATGAATGAACGTCTTG ATCGAGTGGAGACGAGAAGGGCGGAAGGACCACCGGGGCCGCCTG GATTACCGGGGTTTCCTGGGCAGAAGGGAGATGCAGGAATCCCAGGAGATACAGGAGCCCCGGGACCTGTGGGACTCCCGGGAGCTGCAGGGCCACAGGGACCACATGGTTCTCCCGCCTTTGGCGAACAAGGACCGAAGGGAGACACAGGGGCAAATGGACTCCCAGGACTCAACGGACTACCTGGGAAACAAGGGCCGAAGGGAGACACAGGGGCGGGTGGAGTCCCGGGATTAGACGGAATGAAAGGAGAGCCTGGAGTACCCGGTGTAAAGGGAGATGGCGGGAACTGTACAGGATCCTGA